The following are encoded together in the Coffea arabica cultivar ET-39 chromosome 1c, Coffea Arabica ET-39 HiFi, whole genome shotgun sequence genome:
- the LOC113740823 gene encoding uncharacterized protein: MNKDDIWQKVPLKYYSLSLKYAIAYVQGDKYHGAKATINVWQPYVQNRIEFSLSQIWVVGGGGSSTNTIEAGWTVDADIFVDNKPRLFTYWTRHHYGSTGCYNVGCPGFVQTSKKMALGANISPVSTYPGPQFDISLYIVKRSHPGPRHVAAQEGQSWAWTPGPLTTVLGHTVTRVSKGSGKQSRRGLGTRSSHQHAELVRSARWSGKLSASSVGAVCGNQKVKCSRVDGENAFQANHGDHRFWSKRGIPAKGDPRLHGTPGSQPFQGNGDSRSFSSYRRTSPCWKT, from the exons ATGAACAAGGATGATATCTGGCAAAAAGTTCCGTTGAAGTATTATTCATTGTCTCTGAAG TATGCAATTGCATATGTTCAAGGTGACAAGTATCATGGAGCAAAGGCAACAATAAACGTTTGGCAACCCTACGTTCAGAACAGAATTGAATTTAGCTTATCccagatttgggttgttggAGGTGGTGGTTCGAGTACCAACACCATTGAAGCTGGTTGGACG GTAGACGCTGATATATTTGTAGACAACAAGCCAAGACTTTTCACTTATTGGACT AGACATCATTATGGATCCACTGGATGCTACAACGTGGGCTGCCCTGGCTTTGTTCAAACCAGCAAAAAAATGGCCTTGGGGGCCAACATTTCCCCTGTTTCAACCTACCCTGGTCCTCAATTCGATATCAGCCTCTATATAGTGAAG AGGTCCCATCCTGGGCCTAGACATGTGGCAGCTCAGGAGGGTCAGAGTTGGGCCTGGACCCCCGGGCCCCTGACAACCGTCCTGGGGCACACCGTCACTAGGGTTTCGAAGGGCTCCGGGAAACAATCCCGCAGAGG GCTTGGGACAcgctcttctcatcagcacgccGAGCTCGTCAGATCAGCTCGGTGGTCGGGAAAGCTCAGCGCTTCTTCAGTTGGCGCTGTCTGTGGGAACCAAAAGGTAAAGTGTAGTCGTGTTGATGGCGAGAACGCGTTCCAAGCGAACCATGGAGACCACCGATTCTGGAGCAAGCGAGGGATCCCGGCGAAGGGAGACCCGAGGCTACACGGGACGCCGGGATCTCAGCCCTTTCAGGGAAACGGAGACAGCAGATCCTTCAGTTCGTATCGGAGAACTTCCCCATGCTGGAAGACATGA